CTCCGGACCGCGCATGGCGAGGTGAAGACAGATACACAAGGGGTGGTGCTCTGGAAGCCACCAAAGCACCTTCGGAGCTTCGACAAAGGAGGTGTAGAACAGGGTGACGAACTTGCAGCAAGAGAGAAAAAGGCATGGTGGGAAGAAGCCCGCTTGAGCTTCTGGCAGACAACTGAACCAGCATTTCTGGCAGCCCTTCATAAACTCGGAGATCTGTCGTCTCAGTCGGTGGAGGTGAATTTGGCCGAAGACGTGCGCGGATTTCTGCGGCTGGTGGAGGCAAGATCGACCGAAATTTTTGACCGGATGGTCGAAGCGGGGAGCATTGGAGTCGTCGATTCGAGACGGGTTTCCCTTGCTCGGCAGGATATGCTTCGAACGATTCGAGGGCTGGCAAGGCGCTTCGATTGCCATAATCGAACGGGGGGCGAAAACGATGCCGAAGTTGCGGAGCGAACTTGAAGCGGCCAAACGACCGTTCACGGGAGACGACTATCCCTCTGAGGTACTACTGGTCTGGTGGCATGAACTGGGCAAGAACAGAGGAGCCGCCGCCACGTTGCGGCGGGCGACCGATCCGGGGGCGGTCGCCTTTTCGCCGGCCTTCCACCGACTCCTGGATGGGCTGCGCGCGGCTGGCTGCCCGCTCGGGCCACGAGAGGCCGACCGGCTCGCGGCGGTCGCCGGTCTGGCGGCTCACGTCAAGTCGCACACCCCCGGCGCGTCGCTCGCCCAGCAGATGGCAGCCGCGAAGGCGCCCGGCAGTGGGGCCAGGGTGAGTGGCCTGCGGTTCCGGCGGCTCCTCGCGGTGGCCGAGCGGGATGAGCTGTACCCCCTGCTCATCCGGGTCATCCGCCAACTGGGCGGTGCCGTCAACCTGGTAAGCCTCGCCAATGCCGTTTTCTGGTGGAACGAGCGGACCAGAACGACCTGGGCATACGAGTACTACGCCGCTTGCCCCTCGGAACCATAACCACACAAGGAGAGCCGCCGATGAGCACCTTCATCCAGCTTCATATGCTGACCAGCTACCCCCCAGCCAATCTCAACCGCGATGACCTCGGCCGCCCCAAGACGGCTGTGATGGGCGGCGTGCAGCGGCTGCGCATCTCCTCCCAGAGCCTGAAGCGGGCCTGGCGGACATCGGCCCTTTTCCGGGATGCACTCAAGGGACACATGGGAACCCGGACCAAGGAGATGGGCATCTGCGTCCGGGATCGGCTGACTGCCGCAGGCATCCCCGAGGCCGATGCCATCGCCTGGGCCAAGGCGATCGCTGCATGCTTTGGCAAGCTCAAGGACAACAGTGTCGAGATCGAGCAGCTTGCCCACTTCAGCCCGACCGAGACGGCAGCGGTGGATGCCTTGACGGAGACGCTCATCGCGCAGCGTCAGCCGCCCACCGATGCCGAGCTGGCCGGTCTGCTCCAGGCCCGGCACACCGCGGCGGATATCGCCCTGTTCGGTCGCATGCTGGCCGCCCGGCCGGCCTTCAATACCGAGGCGGCGGCTCAGGTGGCCCACGCCATCACGGTGCACAAGGTGGCCGTGGAAGATGATTTCTTCACGGCGGTGGACGATCTGAATCGCGGCGACGAGGATCTCGGTGCCGGCCACATGGGGGAGACGGAATTCGCCGCCGGGCTCTTCTACCTCTACGTCTGCATCGACCGGGATCTGTTGCTCAGAAACCTGCAGGACGACGAGGGGCTGACCCGAACGACCCTGCGCACCCTCGCCGAGGCCGCTGCCAAGATCGCACCGACAGGCAAACAGAACAGCTTTGCCTCCCGCGCCCATGCCTCATACATCCTGGCCGAAAAAGGCCCCCAGCAGCCCCGGTCCTTGTCCGTGGCGTTCCTCAAGCCGGTGACCGGCCAGGACATGCTGGCTGATTCCATCGCGGCCCTGGAGCGGACCCGTGCCAATATGGAGAAGGTCTATGGCCCGTTGAGCGAAGGCGATCCCTGCGTGATGGACGTAACCAAGCCTGACGGAAGCCTTGGCCAGCTCCTTGATTTCGTGGCGCCACGGCCGGCCTAGGAGAATGCCCGGTATGACCGACTATCTGATCTTCCGTTTGTACGGCCCCATGGCCTCCTGGGGCGAGATTGCCGTGGGCGAGGTGCGGCCCAGCGCCACCCATCCGTCCAAGTCGGCGGTTCTGGGGCTGGTGGCCGCGGCACTCCGCCTGGACCGGGACCAGGAGGAGATGCACCAGCGGCTGGCCGATGCCTATGGCTTCGCGGTGCGGGTGGATTGCATGGGGGTGCCCCTGGTGGATTATCACACGGCCCAGGTGCCGCCATCCGGCAGCGGTCGCAACCGCCGGACCTGCGCCACCCGCCGGGAGGAGCTCACCACGCTGCCGCGCCACAAGCTGAGCACCATCCTTTCCCGTCGCGACTACCGGATGGACGCCCTGGCGGTGGTGGCCCTGTGGACGAGGATCGTCGCGCCGCCATATGCCCTCGCCGCCATCCGGGACGCCCTGGAGCGTCCCGGGTATGTTCTCTAACTGGGACGGAAATCCTGCCCTCTGGCCCTGCCCTTGGAGGCCCAGGTGGTGTCCGCGCCCTCTGTCCGGGAGGCCCTGGAGAAGGCCCAGTTTGCATCCCTGGCAGGGTTCGATCTCCGGGCCTTGCGGCCAGCCGGTCCTTCGGCCCTCTACTGGGAGGAAGGCGCCCAGGCCGGGGTCGAGGTCCGGCACACCTTTGTGCGCCGCGACGTGCCGCTCTCCCGCCGGCGCTGGCAGTTCGATACCCGCCGCGAGCATCAGGCGGCGTTGGACGGGGAGGCGTGAGCCATGTTCTTCAGTCGGATCACCCTGCACGATGACGCCAGAGGCGCGGGCGACTTTCATCAGGCCTTCCGCAGCGGCTATGGCCTCCATCAGGCTGTATGGCAGCTCTTCGCGGACCATGCGGACCGGGAGCGGGACTTCCTGTACCACATGCAGGCCGCTTCCGGCCCGCCGGTCGTCTACGCCCTCTCGAGACGGCGGCCGTTGGCCAGCCGGCTCTGGCAAGCCGAAACCATGGCGTTTGCCCCGAAGCTGAACCAGGGCATGCGCCTTGGCTTTTTCCTGCGGGCCAACCCGGTGCGGACCCGGGAGGGCAAGCGCCACGACGTGGTCATGGAGGAGAAGCACCGCCTCAAGACCCAGGGCATGCCGCGGCAGAAGTGGCCCCTCGAGGCGGAGCTTGTCCAGGAGGCCGGCGAGAAATGGCTTTCGGCACGCGCCGAAAAGGCGGGTTTCCGGCTGCACGCCGTACGCGCCGATGGCTACCGGCAGCATGAATTCAGGAAGCCAGCGGGCAGACAGCCCGTGCGCTTCAGCAGCATCGATTTCGCCGGCCTCCTGGAGGTGGTGGACACCGAGATCTTCTGGCAGGAGGCCCTGTGCCGAGGACTTGGCCCGGCCAAGGGGTTCGGCTGCGGGCTGCTGCTCGTCCGGCGGGCATAACGCACTTGGCCCTCGACGAAGGGGAGGGAATTTCTGTCATGGCGGATCTCGTGAACGTTCCGACCCCCGACCTCTACCAGCAGGTCCGTTCCGTTCTCACCCGCGCCCGCAGCCGCGCCTGGCAGTCGGTCAATGCCGTGATGGTCGCCTGCTACTGGGAGATCGGGCGATTGATCGTGGAAGAGGAACAGAAAGGCGGGATGCGGGCCGACTACGGGAAGCGGATCATCCCGGATCTCTCACAACGCCTCACCGCGGAGTTCGGATCCGGATTTGACAGATCTAATCTCTGGAATATGCGCGCTTTTTTTCAAAACTATCCAATTCTCGACGCAGTGCGTCGAGAATTGGCCTGGACCCATTATCGGCTTCTCCTCCGGGTCGATAAGCCGGAGGCGCGGGCCTTCTATGAGGCCGAAGCAGTCAATGCCCGCTGGTCCACCCGGGAGCTGGAGCGCCAGATCCACTCCCTCCTCTTCGAGCGGCTGGCCCTGTCCCGGGACAAGGAAGGGGTGGTGGCCCTGGCCCAGAAAGGGCACGAGATCCAGGAACCGGCCGATCTGGTGAAAGATCCCTACGTGCTGGAGTTCGCCGGGCTGCGCCAGGACGAGCGCTTCCTGGAAAAAGATCTGGAGCGGGCGCTTATCGGCAAGCTGCAACAGTTCCTCCTGGAGCTTGGTCGCGGCTTCGCCTTCATGGCCCGCCAGCAACGGATCACCCTGGATGGCCGGCACTTCTTCGTCGACCTCGTCTTCTACAACCGCCTGACCAGAAGCTTCGTGCTCATCGACCTCAAGGTGGGCGACCTCACCCACCAGGACCTGGGTCAGATGCAGATGTACGTCAACTACTACCAGCGCGAGCTGACCGCGGCGGAAGAAAACCCGCCCGTCGGCATCATCCTGTGCGCCGACAAGAGCGAGGCGGTTGTTCGTTACACCCTGCCCGAGGGGAACCAGCAGATCTTTGCCTCCCGGTACAAGCTGTACCTGCCCTCGGAAGAGGAGCTGGCCGCCGAGATCCAACGGGAGCGGAAGATGATCGAGCTGCAGCAGCGGCTTGCCTCCCAGGATGACGGGGAGGGCTGACCATGCTGCCGCCGCTCAAGCCCATTCCCATCAAGGACCGTGTCTCGGTGGTCTTTGTCGAAAAGGGTCAGCTCGATGTGCTGGACAGCGCCTTCGTGGTCGTGGACAAGACAGGGGTGCGCACCCATATCCCGGTGGGCGGGGTGGCGTGCCTCATGCTGGAGCCCGGCACCCGTATCTCCCATGCGGCGGTGGTGCTGGCCTCCCGGGTCGGCTGCCTGCTGGTCTGGATTGGCGATGGCGGCGTCCGGCTCTATGCCTCCGGCCAGCCCGGCGGCGCCCGCGCCGATCGCCTCCTCTGGCAGGCCAGTCTGGCCCTGGACGACGAGGCGCGGCTGAAGGTGGTGCGCAAGATGTACAGTATGCGCTTCCAGGAGGAGGCGCCGGCCAGGCGGAGCGTTCAGCAGTTGCGAGGCATCGAGGGGGCGCGGGTCAGGAAGATGTACGAGCTTCTCGCCCGCCAATACCGGGTGGATTGGAAGTGGCGGGAGTACGACCACACGCAGTGGGGCAGCGGCGACATCCCCAACCGCTGCCTCAGCGCCGCCACGGCCTGCCTGTACGGGGTTACCGAGGCGGCCATCCTCGCCGCCGGTTATGCTCCGGCCGTGGGCTTCATCCATACCGGCAAGCCGCAGTCCTTTGTTTACGACATCGCCGATCTCTTCAAGTTCGATACGGTGGTGCCCACGGCTTTCAGGATCGCTGCCAGGACCCCGGATGATCCGGAACGGGCGGTCCGGCTGGCCTGCCGGGATGCCTTCCGCCAGACCCGCCTCCTGCACCGGATCATTCCAGCCATCGAGGAGGTTCTGGCGGCCGGCGGGCTGCCCGTCCCGACGCCGACCGCCGAGCACGTGGAGCCCGCCATCCCCAACAAGGAGGCCCTGGGCGATGCTGGTCATCGTGGTTGAGAACGTCCCTGCGCGATTGCGTGGCCGTCTGGCCGTCTGGCTACTGGAGATCCGCGCCGGAGTCTACGTCGGCAAATACGGCCGGCGGGTCCGGGAGCTGATTTGGCATCAGATCCGGGAAGACCTCGGAGAGGGGAATGCGGTGATGGCGTGGAGCACCAACAACGAGAACGGCTTCGATTTCGAGACGCTCGGCCAGAACCGCCGGCTGCCAGTCGACCACGACGGCCTTCGCCTGGTATCCTTCTTGCCGATGAGCAGCCAAGAGCCCCTTGCCCCGCTCCAACCGGCGGCGCCGGTGGACGGCGGCGACGGGAACTGAGCCGGCGTCTCCGGACAAACCCAGCGATGGTTGAAGGTCAAGGAGCTATGAACTGCACGGAGGTCAGTTTCAGGCATGTCCCCGACGGCCACTTCG
This sequence is a window from Thermodesulfobacteriota bacterium. Protein-coding genes within it:
- the cas7e gene encoding type I-E CRISPR-associated protein Cas7/Cse4/CasC, whose protein sequence is MSTFIQLHMLTSYPPANLNRDDLGRPKTAVMGGVQRLRISSQSLKRAWRTSALFRDALKGHMGTRTKEMGICVRDRLTAAGIPEADAIAWAKAIAACFGKLKDNSVEIEQLAHFSPTETAAVDALTETLIAQRQPPTDAELAGLLQARHTAADIALFGRMLAARPAFNTEAAAQVAHAITVHKVAVEDDFFTAVDDLNRGDEDLGAGHMGETEFAAGLFYLYVCIDRDLLLRNLQDDEGLTRTTLRTLAEAAAKIAPTGKQNSFASRAHASYILAEKGPQQPRSLSVAFLKPVTGQDMLADSIAALERTRANMEKVYGPLSEGDPCVMDVTKPDGSLGQLLDFVAPRPA
- the cas6e gene encoding type I-E CRISPR-associated protein Cas6/Cse3/CasE; translation: MFFSRITLHDDARGAGDFHQAFRSGYGLHQAVWQLFADHADRERDFLYHMQAASGPPVVYALSRRRPLASRLWQAETMAFAPKLNQGMRLGFFLRANPVRTREGKRHDVVMEEKHRLKTQGMPRQKWPLEAELVQEAGEKWLSARAEKAGFRLHAVRADGYRQHEFRKPAGRQPVRFSSIDFAGLLEVVDTEIFWQEALCRGLGPAKGFGCGLLLVRRA
- the cas2e gene encoding type I-E CRISPR-associated endoribonuclease Cas2e, with protein sequence MLVIVVENVPARLRGRLAVWLLEIRAGVYVGKYGRRVRELIWHQIREDLGEGNAVMAWSTNNENGFDFETLGQNRRLPVDHDGLRLVSFLPMSSQEPLAPLQPAAPVDGGDGN
- the casB gene encoding type I-E CRISPR-associated protein Cse2/CasB; translated protein: MPKLRSELEAAKRPFTGDDYPSEVLLVWWHELGKNRGAAATLRRATDPGAVAFSPAFHRLLDGLRAAGCPLGPREADRLAAVAGLAAHVKSHTPGASLAQQMAAAKAPGSGARVSGLRFRRLLAVAERDELYPLLIRVIRQLGGAVNLVSLANAVFWWNERTRTTWAYEYYAACPSEP
- a CDS encoding PDDEXK nuclease domain-containing protein, translated to MADLVNVPTPDLYQQVRSVLTRARSRAWQSVNAVMVACYWEIGRLIVEEEQKGGMRADYGKRIIPDLSQRLTAEFGSGFDRSNLWNMRAFFQNYPILDAVRRELAWTHYRLLLRVDKPEARAFYEAEAVNARWSTRELERQIHSLLFERLALSRDKEGVVALAQKGHEIQEPADLVKDPYVLEFAGLRQDERFLEKDLERALIGKLQQFLLELGRGFAFMARQQRITLDGRHFFVDLVFYNRLTRSFVLIDLKVGDLTHQDLGQMQMYVNYYQRELTAAEENPPVGIILCADKSEAVVRYTLPEGNQQIFASRYKLYLPSEEELAAEIQRERKMIELQQRLASQDDGEG
- the cas1e gene encoding type I-E CRISPR-associated endonuclease Cas1e, coding for MLPPLKPIPIKDRVSVVFVEKGQLDVLDSAFVVVDKTGVRTHIPVGGVACLMLEPGTRISHAAVVLASRVGCLLVWIGDGGVRLYASGQPGGARADRLLWQASLALDDEARLKVVRKMYSMRFQEEAPARRSVQQLRGIEGARVRKMYELLARQYRVDWKWREYDHTQWGSGDIPNRCLSAATACLYGVTEAAILAAGYAPAVGFIHTGKPQSFVYDIADLFKFDTVVPTAFRIAARTPDDPERAVRLACRDAFRQTRLLHRIIPAIEEVLAAGGLPVPTPTAEHVEPAIPNKEALGDAGHRG
- the cas5e gene encoding type I-E CRISPR-associated protein Cas5/CasD codes for the protein MTDYLIFRLYGPMASWGEIAVGEVRPSATHPSKSAVLGLVAAALRLDRDQEEMHQRLADAYGFAVRVDCMGVPLVDYHTAQVPPSGSGRNRRTCATRREELTTLPRHKLSTILSRRDYRMDALAVVALWTRIVAPPYALAAIRDALERPGYVL